In Sporomusaceae bacterium FL31, one genomic interval encodes:
- a CDS encoding S-layer protein, which produces MKKKIIAGLTVALLTGIGGVSAASNSYADVPQNHWAYAEIDALVQDKLIAGYDAAVYDKDKVATRFEMARFLANAISKYEQADAQQKAKIDRLAQEFAVELNTLGVRTAQTEKYLPKEPNQPAKQTSAKKTSVTIDGETLIEAMDVDSVNNAGSGAYNWRQRLHLNADFNDRVSYKSRIQANGKFGSGSSSDNKGSNEMRFTRSFVQVKDFYGIDQFQAGRLPLAVGRYFPLALQGDADGFALKHQFGKTRLDGYWVNPESNTDVRGVNLNFAPEKSFEYNIGYIAADASDKADVPAANYVDAGLSWEIQKGVTSVLEYTKSDALGSPDAWATQVSYNWVSGKRQIGFYSYEGLVNIRVPHDQAIAIIYRDVDKNALPGNYGNFTGFGKVKTNGHKGLMLGYQNMVMDGIRLSLQYQNLEDKASGAHDHRYYGAFDMYFN; this is translated from the coding sequence ATGAAAAAAAAGATAATTGCTGGACTTACAGTAGCGCTACTGACAGGAATTGGAGGAGTGTCGGCTGCAAGTAATTCTTATGCCGATGTTCCCCAAAATCATTGGGCTTATGCGGAAATCGACGCATTAGTACAGGACAAGCTGATTGCAGGCTATGATGCAGCTGTATATGACAAAGATAAAGTTGCGACCCGCTTTGAAATGGCCCGGTTTTTAGCCAATGCAATAAGTAAATATGAACAGGCTGATGCACAGCAAAAGGCCAAGATTGACCGACTGGCACAGGAATTTGCCGTAGAACTCAATACACTCGGAGTTCGGACAGCACAAACGGAGAAATACCTCCCGAAAGAACCAAATCAGCCGGCAAAACAAACCTCCGCAAAGAAAACCTCTGTTACGATTGACGGCGAGACCTTAATTGAGGCCATGGATGTGGACAGTGTAAACAATGCCGGCAGTGGCGCCTATAATTGGCGGCAGCGGCTGCATCTCAACGCCGACTTCAATGACCGGGTGAGCTATAAATCGCGCATTCAGGCCAACGGCAAATTCGGCAGCGGCAGTTCTTCGGACAACAAAGGAAGCAACGAAATGCGCTTTACCCGCAGTTTTGTCCAAGTGAAAGATTTTTATGGTATTGATCAGTTTCAGGCCGGCCGGCTACCGCTGGCCGTTGGACGTTATTTTCCCCTAGCATTACAGGGTGATGCGGACGGCTTTGCTCTGAAGCATCAGTTTGGCAAAACCAGACTGGACGGCTATTGGGTGAATCCGGAAAGTAATACCGATGTAAGAGGGGTGAACTTGAATTTTGCGCCGGAAAAATCCTTTGAATATAATATCGGCTATATCGCTGCCGATGCCAGTGATAAAGCCGATGTTCCGGCAGCCAACTACGTCGATGCCGGCCTTTCCTGGGAAATACAAAAGGGAGTTACCAGCGTGCTTGAGTATACAAAATCTGATGCTTTAGGTTCGCCAGATGCGTGGGCGACACAGGTATCGTATAACTGGGTAAGCGGCAAGCGTCAAATTGGATTTTATTCGTACGAGGGTCTTGTAAACATCCGTGTTCCGCATGATCAGGCCATTGCTATTATCTACCGGGATGTTGATAAGAATGCTTTGCCAGGCAATTATGGCAACTTTACAGGCTTTGGGAAAGTCAAGACAAACGGCCATAAGGGCTTGATGCTTGGTTACCAAAATATGGTCATGGACGGTATCCGCCTGTCCCTGCAATATCAAAATCTGGAGGATAAGGCAAGCGGTGCTCATGACCATCGTTATTATGGAGCCTTTGATATGTATTTTAATTAA
- the greA_2 gene encoding transcription elongation factor GreA, whose translation MSRAIVITRTDQERLEKLIQLEEEFTPGSKMHLEELKSELKRAVITESQDIPSDVITMRSQVLLRDLNCEEELIFTLSYPDEADMLEGRISVLAPIGMAILGYRENDRVEWAIPGGIASLKVVKVLFQPEANGHFDL comes from the coding sequence TTGTCAAGAGCTATTGTTATTACCCGCACCGATCAAGAGAGACTAGAAAAGTTAATTCAGCTCGAAGAAGAATTTACACCAGGCAGTAAGATGCACCTGGAAGAACTAAAGTCCGAACTAAAACGGGCTGTTATCACAGAATCGCAGGATATTCCCTCCGATGTAATTACGATGAGGTCGCAAGTACTGCTGAGAGATTTGAATTGCGAAGAAGAACTGATCTTTACACTGTCTTACCCAGATGAAGCTGATATGTTGGAAGGAAGGATTTCGGTGCTGGCACCGATCGGCATGGCTATTTTAGGGTACCGGGAAAACGATAGGGTTGAATGGGCAATTCCCGGAGGAATCGCTTCGTTAAAAGTGGTAAAAGTTCTTTTTCAGCCTGAAGCCAACGGTCATTTCGATCTATAA
- a CDS encoding methyltransferase has protein sequence MFKSEPVYDAWVKDTTGENEMEERHRPGWQAVIDEMREQQLTEANVLDFGCNQGGFLRYLYENKSFKKATGIDLGAQSIAIAEKRRGEFPVSYAVTGSPEKLGERFDVAFSLSVIYLIDDLAEHAAKIRLSLKPGGVYYATYTDYHDNPSAAYFLQAISQASVLKPYLHTIDTIAGAFFAAGFQVSIKKMIPADFVELLPQHKYILCNEDYIKAKYESTYLFRFVRPNLTEGAQEVTLVSDSNAEV, from the coding sequence ATGTTCAAATCGGAACCAGTTTATGATGCCTGGGTGAAGGATACAACAGGTGAAAACGAAATGGAAGAAAGACATCGTCCCGGTTGGCAAGCTGTGATTGACGAGATGAGAGAACAGCAGCTGACGGAAGCCAATGTTTTGGACTTCGGCTGCAATCAGGGCGGGTTCCTGCGGTATTTATATGAGAATAAATCATTTAAAAAGGCAACAGGCATTGATCTTGGAGCCCAATCGATCGCCATTGCTGAAAAACGCCGTGGTGAATTTCCTGTCAGCTATGCTGTGACCGGGTCACCTGAAAAGCTTGGCGAACGGTTTGATGTCGCTTTTAGCTTATCAGTGATTTATTTGATTGATGATCTGGCAGAGCATGCTGCCAAGATCAGGCTTTCGCTCAAACCGGGCGGCGTGTATTACGCGACGTATACGGATTATCATGACAATCCGAGTGCGGCTTATTTTTTGCAGGCCATTTCGCAAGCTAGTGTGTTGAAACCCTATCTGCATACGATTGATACGATTGCAGGAGCTTTCTTTGCGGCAGGATTTCAGGTCAGCATCAAAAAAATGATTCCTGCGGATTTTGTTGAACTGCTGCCACAGCATAAATATATTTTGTGTAATGAAGATTACATAAAGGCCAAGTACGAATCAACCTACCTATTCCGTTTTGTTCGCCCGAATTTGACGGAGGGAGCTCAAGAGGTGACGCTCGTGAGTGACTCAAATGCCGAAGTTTGA
- a CDS encoding TIGR03943 family protein: MLFRIRFSFDAFIKTLILFGYLMFLTWLIGTNDIRLYINPRYLQLTQMTVLILCVLVIVQALQIIYLKKENHCHHPSLTLKRWLGYMPFLVSLFLAIYLPSSTLNAKLVGTKGFNTGVIAVSEQELADFAVTMQQMPMIEVTEQNYTNVISALRLYPEKYVGKQITITGFVYKDLSFPSSNLALVRYVTFCCSADAVPSGILCQIHNEQNYPIGTWLIVRGTLELSEHQTKIVPLISAEMVTPIEEPLQPYIYP, encoded by the coding sequence TTGTTATTTCGAATTCGATTTAGTTTTGATGCATTTATAAAAACCCTTATCCTTTTTGGCTACCTAATGTTTTTGACATGGTTGATAGGAACCAACGATATTCGACTATATATCAATCCCCGCTATCTACAGCTTACACAAATGACAGTATTGATACTGTGTGTGCTAGTTATTGTCCAGGCGTTACAAATTATATACTTAAAGAAAGAGAACCACTGCCATCATCCTAGTCTGACGTTAAAGAGGTGGTTGGGGTATATGCCATTTTTAGTTTCACTATTTTTAGCTATTTACTTACCAAGCAGTACATTAAATGCCAAACTAGTCGGAACGAAGGGGTTTAATACCGGCGTTATTGCTGTTAGCGAACAAGAGCTAGCCGATTTTGCCGTTACTATGCAGCAAATGCCAATGATCGAGGTTACCGAGCAAAATTATACTAATGTAATATCAGCGCTAAGACTTTATCCAGAAAAATATGTAGGAAAGCAAATAACAATTACCGGGTTTGTTTATAAAGATTTGTCATTTCCATCGTCGAATCTGGCTTTAGTAAGATACGTTACATTTTGCTGCTCGGCTGATGCAGTACCTTCTGGCATCTTGTGCCAGATTCACAATGAACAGAATTATCCGATCGGAACCTGGTTAATTGTTCGAGGAACTCTTGAGTTAAGCGAGCACCAGACAAAGATAGTCCCCTTAATTTCTGCTGAAATGGTTACGCCCATCGAAGAGCCATTGCAGCCATACATCTATCCTTAA
- a CDS encoding peptide ABC transporter permease encodes MTNTSCQTVKKDISFWQFNLRTRTLAAIASALFILTAIAAAGILLDPASYAPQFQQKNLAPSLTHPFGTDWMGRDMFMRTVKGLSTSLWIGLLAATVSSVIAVMMGVAAATMGRRTDSLILWLVDLIQGIPHLILLMLISFVLGKGMFGVWMGVALTHWPILARVIRAEVLAVRNSQYVLAARKLGASRWRIAVKHILPHVVPQYLVGLILLFPHAILHEASITFLGFGLLPREPAVGIILSESMRYLTAGMWWLTVLPGASLLMMVLLFDRIGENLQRLLNPSSAQE; translated from the coding sequence ATGACTAATACGAGTTGTCAGACTGTTAAAAAGGATATATCCTTTTGGCAGTTCAATCTTCGTACCCGCACGCTAGCCGCTATTGCCAGCGCACTATTTATTTTGACAGCGATTGCCGCCGCGGGAATACTACTTGATCCTGCCTCCTATGCGCCACAGTTTCAGCAGAAGAATCTAGCGCCATCGTTGACTCATCCCTTTGGAACAGACTGGATGGGGCGTGATATGTTCATGCGTACGGTAAAAGGATTGTCCACTAGTTTGTGGATCGGATTGTTGGCGGCAACCGTCAGTTCGGTGATTGCCGTTATGATGGGGGTTGCGGCAGCTACGATGGGGCGCAGAACCGACAGCCTCATCTTGTGGCTTGTGGATTTAATCCAGGGTATTCCCCATTTGATTTTATTAATGCTTATTTCCTTCGTGTTGGGTAAAGGCATGTTTGGGGTTTGGATGGGCGTAGCCCTGACTCACTGGCCGATATTGGCACGGGTAATCCGGGCGGAGGTATTGGCAGTACGAAATTCCCAGTATGTACTTGCAGCCAGGAAACTGGGTGCAAGCCGCTGGAGAATTGCCGTTAAACACATCCTTCCTCATGTTGTCCCGCAGTATCTTGTGGGCTTGATTTTGCTGTTTCCTCATGCCATTTTACATGAAGCGTCTATTACTTTTTTAGGATTCGGACTTTTACCGCGTGAACCAGCAGTGGGGATTATCCTGTCTGAATCCATGCGCTATCTGACGGCAGGAATGTGGTGGCTGACCGTATTGCCCGGAGCCTCCCTACTCATGATGGTACTGCTGTTCGACCGGATTGGCGAAAATCTGCAAAGGCTGCTGAATCCGTCAAGCGCTCAGGAATAG
- the mreB2 gene encoding rod shape-determining protein, producing MLGLFRESGCELGIDLGTANMLVYSKGQGIVLQEPSVVAVLQHTGEVLALGEEARAMLGRTPGDIMALRPLKNGVIADLDVTQQMLEFFIRKAVSSRFYRKPRVVISVPSINTEVEKRAVVSAATQAGAQEVYLIEDVMAAAIGAGLAVEEPSGNMVVDIGGGTTDVAVISLGGIVRSQAIRIGGVEMDEAISQYVKKTHSLIIGEQTAEAVKIALGSTVAVSGDKAQLEIRGRNILTGLPRALVLSEREVRLALTEPITAIVEVIKSTLERTPPELVADIIDNGMVLTGGGALLRGLDELLVQETGITVRIADEPLTCVARGAGKVLGNLKNLRPMPHFR from the coding sequence ATGCTTGGGTTGTTTCGGGAATCAGGCTGTGAACTGGGAATTGATTTAGGAACCGCTAATATGCTGGTCTACAGCAAAGGACAGGGGATTGTTTTGCAGGAACCTTCGGTGGTTGCGGTGCTTCAGCATACTGGTGAAGTGTTGGCATTAGGAGAAGAAGCCAGGGCTATGCTGGGCCGGACTCCGGGTGATATCATGGCACTGCGGCCATTAAAAAACGGAGTTATTGCTGATCTTGACGTTACTCAGCAAATGTTAGAATTCTTTATTCGCAAGGCTGTTTCTTCCCGTTTTTATAGGAAACCGCGGGTGGTTATCAGTGTTCCCTCGATCAATACTGAGGTGGAGAAAAGGGCTGTGGTGTCGGCAGCTACACAGGCCGGAGCCCAGGAAGTATATCTAATTGAGGATGTTATGGCGGCGGCTATCGGCGCAGGTCTGGCTGTGGAGGAACCCTCAGGCAATATGGTCGTTGATATTGGTGGTGGCACAACCGATGTGGCGGTCATTTCACTGGGCGGTATTGTCAGGAGCCAGGCAATCCGTATTGGCGGCGTTGAAATGGATGAAGCGATCAGCCAGTATGTAAAAAAAACACATAGTCTCATTATCGGCGAGCAGACAGCGGAGGCTGTTAAGATTGCGCTTGGTTCAACCGTTGCGGTATCGGGAGATAAAGCACAATTGGAGATTCGAGGGCGAAATATATTGACTGGGCTGCCCAGGGCGCTGGTTCTTTCGGAAAGGGAGGTACGCCTTGCTTTGACTGAACCGATCACAGCCATTGTTGAAGTAATTAAAAGTACGCTGGAACGCACACCTCCTGAACTGGTTGCCGATATCATCGATAATGGCATGGTTCTGACCGGTGGTGGTGCTTTGCTGCGGGGGCTGGATGAGTTGCTGGTTCAGGAAACCGGGATAACAGTGCGCATAGCGGATGAGCCTCTTACTTGTGTGGCGCGTGGAGCCGGAAAAGTATTGGGTAATCTCAAGAACCTGCGCCCGATGCCGCACTTCAGATGA
- a CDS encoding ATPase AAA, producing the protein MRLCMPCTDRPGLLLDISQALVNWDCNIVSVEMDKGELYLECQIAFEEQKPQIMQKLQQVDGIHKVIEVSYIPSKERAKQLETVLTSIQDGVLAVNALSILKQCNKVAANILKLKENSLGQPLSAYLLDCLLISRTLREGCSFRNREVFLESIGSYCVVSTRPLRNERHKIVGAVVMIRDSRDIRGLVQKMLAHTPVTFMDIAFISPTMEKVIEQARHYAASSNAVLICGEMGTGKELFARALHSASPRARMTFLSVNCATTPETLLESELFGYEEGPFTDNLRGGKPGLFELANGGTLFLDEIGEVSMQLQAKILRVLQERRVRRLGSSHELPVDVRVVAATHRDLEDMVKRQLFTKELYYRLNVVPPLFLPALRNRVEDISFLAEYFLKRSIANLNIPARRFSSEAMEKLQTYSWPGNVRELENIIEQAIHLLDGSEIQPQHIQIGKKTSLVNLDQNQFAAYQTLEEQLGEIERNILRATMKEFRSSREAGAVLGLSHTAVLRKLKKHGLRFVGY; encoded by the coding sequence GTGCGTTTATGTATGCCATGTACAGATAGGCCAGGATTGCTGCTGGATATCTCGCAAGCTTTAGTGAATTGGGACTGTAACATCGTATCTGTCGAAATGGACAAGGGTGAACTTTATTTGGAGTGCCAAATTGCTTTTGAAGAACAAAAGCCGCAGATTATGCAAAAATTACAGCAAGTGGATGGAATCCACAAAGTGATCGAAGTTTCCTATATACCATCGAAAGAACGAGCCAAACAGCTTGAGACTGTCCTAACTTCCATTCAGGATGGTGTGCTGGCTGTGAATGCCTTATCGATATTAAAACAATGCAATAAAGTGGCTGCAAATATCCTAAAGCTGAAGGAGAATAGCCTGGGACAACCATTATCAGCGTATTTGCTAGATTGCCTCCTCATTTCGCGGACGTTGCGGGAAGGCTGTTCCTTTCGCAACCGGGAGGTTTTTCTTGAAAGCATCGGCAGTTATTGTGTGGTTAGCACTCGCCCTTTGCGTAACGAACGCCATAAAATTGTCGGAGCTGTTGTGATGATTCGCGATAGCCGGGATATTCGGGGGCTTGTTCAGAAAATGCTGGCTCACACGCCGGTTACTTTTATGGATATAGCTTTCATTAGTCCTACAATGGAAAAGGTTATTGAACAGGCGCGGCACTATGCGGCAAGTTCTAATGCCGTACTCATTTGTGGCGAGATGGGAACTGGCAAGGAGCTTTTTGCCAGAGCGTTGCATAGCGCTTCTCCACGGGCTAGAATGACCTTTTTATCAGTTAACTGCGCAACTACTCCTGAAACCCTGTTGGAAAGCGAATTGTTCGGTTATGAAGAAGGCCCATTTACTGACAATCTCAGAGGAGGAAAACCCGGTCTGTTTGAATTAGCCAATGGTGGTACGCTGTTTCTGGATGAAATCGGGGAAGTGTCGATGCAGCTTCAGGCTAAAATTCTGCGTGTTCTGCAGGAAAGGCGAGTTCGTCGCCTGGGGAGTTCCCATGAATTGCCTGTAGATGTCCGGGTAGTTGCGGCTACTCACCGCGACCTTGAGGATATGGTAAAACGCCAGCTATTCACAAAAGAGCTTTATTACCGGCTAAATGTCGTGCCTCCTCTTTTTTTGCCAGCTTTGCGCAATCGTGTTGAGGATATCTCATTCTTGGCCGAATACTTTCTTAAGCGGTCTATTGCTAATCTAAATATCCCGGCGAGGCGCTTTTCTTCAGAGGCCATGGAAAAACTACAGACTTACTCATGGCCGGGTAATGTACGCGAGTTGGAAAACATTATTGAGCAGGCAATCCATTTGCTGGACGGTTCGGAAATTCAGCCTCAGCATATTCAGATAGGGAAGAAGACTTCGCTGGTCAATCTAGATCAGAACCAATTTGCAGCCTATCAGACACTGGAGGAGCAGTTGGGTGAGATAGAACGGAATATATTACGGGCGACTATGAAAGAATTTCGGTCCTCTCGGGAAGCCGGTGCTGTATTGGGACTGTCCCATACCGCGGTTCTACGGAAACTTAAAAAGCATGGTTTACGGTTTGTCGGTTATTGA
- a CDS encoding peptide ABC transporter ATP-binding protein, whose protein sequence is MLLEAKNINYRYQKGPWILKDVTLSVGEGERVGLVGPSGYGKSTLSKILAGYVKPAAGEVLLDGKELPEEGYSPVQLIYQHPEKAINPLWRMKDILNEGWVPDERTLDAMGIEQGWLERWPAELSGGEMQRFCIARVLGPKTRFLIADEMSTMLDVITQAQIWELMIRIVEERRMGLIVVTHNEALAQKVCTRIISLPELNKL, encoded by the coding sequence ATGCTACTTGAGGCAAAAAATATCAATTATCGCTATCAGAAGGGACCATGGATATTAAAAGATGTTACTTTATCTGTAGGAGAAGGCGAGCGGGTTGGTCTAGTCGGTCCGTCGGGATACGGTAAGAGTACATTGTCTAAAATATTAGCAGGCTACGTAAAACCGGCAGCTGGCGAGGTATTGCTTGATGGCAAGGAACTGCCGGAAGAAGGCTATAGCCCGGTTCAATTAATTTATCAACATCCGGAAAAGGCAATAAATCCTTTGTGGCGCATGAAAGATATCTTAAACGAAGGCTGGGTGCCGGACGAACGTACACTTGATGCCATGGGTATCGAACAGGGCTGGCTTGAGCGATGGCCAGCTGAATTATCAGGTGGTGAAATGCAGCGCTTCTGCATTGCTAGGGTACTTGGACCTAAGACGAGATTTTTAATCGCCGATGAAATGAGTACCATGCTTGATGTGATTACACAGGCTCAAATATGGGAACTGATGATTCGTATTGTTGAAGAACGCCGCATGGGGTTGATTGTGGTTACTCATAATGAAGCACTGGCACAAAAAGTATGCACACGTATTATTTCTTTGCCGGAGTTAAATAAGCTCTAA
- a CDS encoding peptide ABC transporter ATP-binding protein — MANHDTVPVLDIQNLSVKFRMYDKGLRQSELQVISDINLSIKAGEIVAVAGSSGSGKSLLAHAVLGILPKNAVVGGSMKYCGTELTSVAQASLRGRDIALVPQSVSYLDPLKKVGSQVQGLYGTKEQQSQVFKRFELSEETAEKYPFQLSGGMARRVLVSTAVISDAKLIIADEPTPGLNPEIAETTMKIFRDLADEGKAVMLITHDIDLAFLYADRIAVFYAGTTVEIAPVADFIQGGDALRHPYSRALWNALPQNGFKPIAGGQPFAGNLKCGCPYAARCSHCSAECTAAATIKMQTVRGGEVRCCHAT, encoded by the coding sequence ATGGCAAATCATGATACTGTGCCAGTATTGGATATACAAAATCTCTCTGTCAAATTTCGTATGTATGACAAGGGGCTTAGGCAAAGTGAACTTCAGGTTATTTCTGATATTAACCTGAGTATTAAAGCCGGAGAAATTGTGGCAGTCGCCGGATCGTCAGGCAGTGGCAAGAGCTTGCTTGCTCATGCAGTTTTGGGAATCTTGCCGAAAAATGCTGTTGTCGGCGGCAGTATGAAGTATTGTGGGACAGAGCTTACTTCTGTAGCACAGGCTAGTTTGCGTGGGCGCGATATCGCGTTGGTGCCCCAGTCGGTCTCTTACCTTGATCCACTGAAAAAAGTCGGTTCCCAGGTGCAGGGATTGTATGGCACGAAAGAACAACAGTCACAAGTATTTAAGCGTTTTGAACTGAGTGAAGAAACGGCGGAAAAATATCCGTTTCAACTGTCAGGCGGTATGGCACGGCGGGTACTAGTGTCTACTGCGGTTATCAGTGATGCAAAACTTATTATTGCTGATGAACCAACACCGGGACTCAATCCTGAAATTGCGGAGACGACAATGAAAATTTTCCGAGATCTGGCTGACGAAGGTAAGGCAGTCATGCTTATTACGCATGACATTGATCTAGCCTTTTTATATGCTGACCGGATTGCGGTATTTTATGCCGGCACAACGGTAGAAATTGCCCCTGTTGCCGATTTCATCCAGGGTGGTGATGCGCTGCGTCATCCCTACAGCCGGGCTTTATGGAATGCTTTGCCGCAAAATGGTTTTAAGCCCATTGCGGGAGGCCAGCCTTTTGCAGGTAACTTGAAGTGCGGCTGCCCTTATGCAGCACGCTGCAGCCATTGTTCGGCTGAGTGTACTGCCGCGGCAACGATAAAAATGCAGACCGTCAGAGGTGGGGAGGTACGATGCTGCCATGCTACTTGA
- a CDS encoding peptide ABC transporter permease has protein sequence MHLTTYIRQTLVRGIGLLIAVVLVTFVLVQASPIDPIEAYITAENPVSQEQRDAIAAYWGLNDPPLERLGKWVSALFHGDMGTSMYYRQPVTEVIKLHFMNSLMLMAVAWVLAGFFGFVLGIAAAAYQHTRVDKFIKVYCLLIASAPTFWVGLLILMVFAVWLGWFPLALGTPIGKEAAAVTIGDRLYHLVLPALTLSITGTSQIALHTRQKLIDVLNSDYAVFAAARGETKWQIVYHHGLRNILLPAVTLQFASISELFGGSVLAETVFSYTGLGYVAVIAGTKLDLPLLLGIALCSGLFVFVGNLTANLLYPLIDPQIKEGMTHD, from the coding sequence ATGCATTTGACCACATATATAAGGCAGACGTTGGTACGGGGTATCGGCTTGCTGATAGCGGTTGTTCTCGTAACCTTTGTTCTCGTACAAGCGTCGCCGATTGATCCGATAGAAGCCTATATTACGGCGGAAAATCCGGTGTCCCAGGAGCAGAGAGATGCTATTGCCGCATACTGGGGTCTGAATGATCCTCCTCTTGAACGGTTGGGGAAATGGGTCAGTGCCCTGTTCCATGGCGATATGGGAACCTCTATGTATTACCGGCAGCCGGTGACCGAAGTAATAAAACTTCATTTTATGAATTCGCTGATGCTGATGGCCGTTGCCTGGGTTCTTGCGGGGTTTTTCGGTTTTGTTCTAGGCATTGCTGCGGCCGCCTATCAGCACACAAGAGTGGACAAGTTTATTAAAGTCTATTGTCTGCTCATTGCATCTGCCCCAACCTTTTGGGTTGGGCTTCTGATCCTGATGGTATTTGCCGTATGGCTGGGCTGGTTTCCACTTGCCTTGGGCACGCCTATTGGCAAGGAGGCGGCGGCGGTTACCATTGGTGACCGCTTATATCACCTGGTGTTGCCGGCACTTACTTTATCAATCACAGGAACTTCTCAGATTGCCCTGCATACCAGACAAAAATTAATTGATGTATTAAACAGCGACTATGCCGTATTTGCTGCAGCCCGTGGCGAAACAAAATGGCAGATTGTATATCATCACGGTTTGCGTAACATTCTTTTACCTGCTGTTACCTTGCAATTTGCCTCAATCAGTGAATTATTCGGCGGTTCAGTACTTGCTGAAACTGTCTTTTCTTATACGGGGCTGGGCTATGTGGCTGTCATTGCCGGGACGAAACTAGATTTGCCTTTATTACTGGGAATTGCGTTGTGCAGCGGACTTTTCGTCTTTGTAGGCAATCTGACTGCCAATCTACTGTATCCGCTGATTGATCCACAAATCAAGGAGGGGATGACGCATGACTAA
- a CDS encoding LysR family transcriptional regulator, producing MDIEVLKTMQILIQTKSFSKTAEIQNIVQSTVSARIAELEKTLGQKLFIRDNQRVVLTQSGLTFLPYAQHILEDFENGKASLNSAALFDDRLVIGNVYSALPNLLFPVYLEYLRCFPRISVKAVAGHSTDILQSLVDGIIDIAIVYQLPRIRRFTTFLCNEEDFVFVCPPGDPLANQSEMPVKDLSKINLLFHNWGGSFSDWVTQLFPGTRWFHANIGNPSFIVSLVEEGAGSAILTRSTVQNALTRNSVVEIPLSGSPLPPIWQTYVVVHPKRLSRQPVRDWLDMMSKYDLTAVPI from the coding sequence ATGGATATTGAAGTTTTGAAAACGATGCAAATCTTAATTCAAACGAAAAGCTTCTCAAAAACCGCAGAAATACAAAATATTGTCCAATCAACGGTCAGTGCCCGTATCGCTGAGCTGGAAAAAACATTGGGACAAAAATTGTTTATAAGGGATAACCAGCGTGTGGTATTGACACAGAGCGGTCTCACATTTCTCCCCTACGCCCAGCATATACTGGAAGACTTCGAGAACGGCAAAGCCAGCTTAAATTCAGCAGCCTTATTCGATGACCGCTTGGTCATTGGTAATGTATATTCCGCTTTACCAAATCTCTTATTTCCTGTTTATCTGGAATATCTGCGCTGCTTTCCTCGCATCTCAGTAAAAGCGGTTGCCGGCCATTCAACGGATATTTTACAGTCTTTGGTAGATGGCATCATCGACATTGCAATCGTTTATCAATTACCAAGAATCCGTCGCTTCACAACATTTTTATGTAATGAAGAAGATTTTGTCTTTGTTTGTCCGCCCGGTGACCCGCTTGCAAACCAGTCGGAAATGCCGGTTAAGGACCTGTCCAAGATTAATTTGCTGTTTCACAATTGGGGAGGAAGTTTTAGTGATTGGGTTACCCAATTATTTCCAGGAACACGCTGGTTTCACGCAAACATAGGCAATCCGTCCTTTATCGTTTCTCTTGTTGAAGAAGGGGCCGGTTCAGCCATTCTAACCCGCTCTACTGTCCAAAACGCCTTGACCCGAAACTCCGTCGTCGAAATCCCCCTCAGCGGCTCACCATTGCCGCCCATCTGGCAGACGTATGTAGTGGTTCATCCCAAGCGGCTTTCCCGGCAACCTGTTCGCGACTGGCTTGACATGATGAGTAAATATGATTTAACAGCAGTACCCATTTAG